The following coding sequences are from one Parafrankia irregularis window:
- a CDS encoding TNT domain-containing protein — protein sequence MFFRRTLMSLAAGGLLFAASAQGVADAATEPLTKPFNQCSKADLRNDPRLGPAKLPYVGSVAKELDDYERTGGHSIRQFLGTWWDPSLPSKPYFPGIDGFWVYPPKDGYYLRPDGTQVRTTTTLVPGQLIDRFGLPGGSFLSPRGTDYDARSLPPSNLDDTTNPGGCNYHVYQVLKPFDVYSGPIRPWFDQPGNGLQYQTVCILIPEFKGTTTCDETGGNLRIEKLLEKQYIVEVPVVDRRTL from the coding sequence GTGTTCTTTCGCAGAACGCTCATGTCATTGGCCGCCGGCGGGCTGCTGTTCGCCGCTTCGGCGCAGGGCGTGGCAGATGCAGCCACCGAGCCCCTGACCAAGCCCTTCAACCAGTGTTCGAAGGCCGATCTGCGGAACGATCCCCGCCTCGGCCCGGCCAAACTGCCGTATGTCGGCTCGGTGGCGAAGGAACTCGACGACTACGAACGTACCGGAGGACACTCGATCCGGCAGTTCCTCGGTACCTGGTGGGATCCGTCGCTACCCTCCAAGCCCTATTTCCCTGGAATTGATGGATTCTGGGTCTACCCGCCGAAGGATGGTTACTATCTCAGGCCCGACGGAACGCAGGTCCGGACTACAACCACCCTGGTTCCAGGTCAGTTGATCGACCGTTTCGGCCTGCCAGGCGGAAGTTTCCTCTCCCCGCGTGGAACCGACTACGACGCACGATCGCTCCCGCCGTCGAACCTCGACGACACCACGAACCCGGGTGGGTGCAACTACCACGTCTACCAGGTGCTGAAGCCGTTCGACGTCTATTCCGGCCCAATCCGGCCATGGTTCGACCAGCCCGGGAACGGCCTGCAGTACCAGACGGTCTGCATACTCATCCCGGAATTCAAGGGGACGACCACCTGTGACGAGACGGGGGGAAACCTGCGCATCGAGAAGCTGCTCGAAAAGCAGTACATCGTCGAGGTACCGGTCGTGGACCGGCGCACCCTCTAG
- a CDS encoding NADPH-dependent FMN reductase: MTSAPAQPVNLTVIIGSNRVGRFAPVVAQWFLRQTAGDESMTTTVLDLGETSLPERLGSPRGAETDELTAVTRQLDAADAYVVITPEYNHSFPAPLKNLLDLHYTEWQAKPVGFVSYGGLSGGLRAVEHLRQVFAELHAVTIRDVVSFHGAWERFDSDGSPRDAEGANTAARTMLDELRWWATALKEARIRTPYKF; the protein is encoded by the coding sequence ATGACCAGTGCGCCAGCACAGCCGGTAAACCTGACCGTCATCATCGGAAGCAACCGGGTGGGGCGTTTCGCCCCGGTCGTGGCGCAGTGGTTCCTGCGTCAGACCGCCGGCGACGAATCGATGACGACAACCGTCCTCGACCTGGGTGAGACCAGCCTGCCGGAACGGCTGGGCTCCCCGCGCGGGGCGGAAACCGACGAGCTGACGGCGGTGACCCGCCAGCTCGACGCCGCGGATGCATACGTCGTCATCACCCCCGAGTACAACCACAGCTTCCCGGCTCCACTGAAGAATCTCCTCGACCTGCACTACACCGAATGGCAGGCCAAGCCGGTGGGCTTCGTCTCCTACGGCGGGCTGTCCGGCGGCCTGCGTGCCGTGGAGCATCTGCGCCAGGTTTTCGCGGAGCTGCACGCGGTCACCATTCGAGATGTGGTCAGCTTCCACGGGGCCTGGGAGCGCTTCGACTCGGACGGATCTCCGCGCGACGCCGAAGGCGCCAACACGGCGGCCCGGACGATGCTCGACGAGCTGCGGTGGTGGGCAACCGCGCTGAAGGAGGCCCGAATCCGAACCCCGTACAAGTTCTGA
- a CDS encoding NADP-dependent oxidoreductase, which produces MKAAAFVTPGPPEVLQVMDLPRPEPGAGEVRVRVRAAGVQPVDLSVRQGRMPMGVEATPGPMVPGNEFAGVVDEVGADVTDVAVGAEVLGFRVLGCYAEQVVVPASQIVRRPAALPWEIAGGLSGAGQTAHTAVELLRVAAGDTVLINAAAGAVGTVAVQLARLAGATVIGTASPANHDYLRALGAIPVAYGDGLVERVRAVAPGGVDASLDAAGADGLRAAVELVEDRGRIGTIVAFDLVQELGVRWLGSQRSAARLADLVELYVTGRLRVELRRAYPLEQAADAHREVATGHGRGKVVLTLPS; this is translated from the coding sequence ATGAAGGCTGCCGCGTTCGTTACTCCCGGTCCGCCCGAGGTGCTGCAGGTGATGGATCTGCCCAGACCAGAGCCAGGCGCCGGCGAGGTCCGGGTCCGGGTGCGGGCGGCCGGGGTCCAGCCCGTCGACCTGTCGGTCCGCCAGGGGCGGATGCCGATGGGTGTCGAGGCGACGCCGGGCCCGATGGTGCCCGGCAACGAGTTCGCCGGAGTCGTCGACGAGGTCGGGGCCGATGTCACGGACGTCGCCGTCGGCGCCGAGGTGCTCGGGTTCCGCGTCCTGGGCTGCTACGCGGAGCAGGTGGTCGTCCCGGCCAGCCAGATCGTCCGCAGGCCGGCGGCGCTGCCCTGGGAGATCGCGGGTGGGCTGTCCGGCGCCGGGCAGACCGCCCACACCGCGGTCGAGCTTCTCCGTGTCGCCGCCGGCGACACGGTCCTCATAAATGCCGCCGCCGGGGCGGTCGGCACGGTGGCGGTGCAGCTCGCCAGGCTCGCCGGCGCGACGGTGATCGGGACGGCCAGCCCGGCCAACCACGACTACCTGCGCGCCCTGGGGGCGATCCCGGTCGCCTACGGCGACGGTCTGGTCGAACGGGTCCGCGCGGTAGCGCCCGGCGGCGTCGACGCGAGCCTGGACGCGGCCGGTGCCGACGGACTGCGTGCCGCGGTGGAGCTCGTCGAGGACCGGGGCCGAATCGGGACGATCGTCGCCTTCGACCTCGTGCAGGAGCTGGGCGTGCGGTGGCTGGGCAGCCAGCGGTCAGCGGCCCGGCTCGCCGACCTGGTCGAGTTGTACGTCACGGGGCGGCTGCGGGTCGAGCTGCGCCGCGCCTATCCGCTGGAGCAGGCCGCGGACGCCCATCGCGAGGTCGCGACCGGGCACGGCCGGGGCAAGGTCGTGCTGACGCTGCCATCCTGA
- a CDS encoding amidohydrolase family protein, whose amino-acid sequence MPRSDVDFPVFDADNHMYETVDAFTKYLPKEHEGLIKYVQVNGRDKIAVRGVISEYIPNPTFNVVARPGAWEDYFKNGNPEGKSTRELMGKPIRSPEAFFAPEPRLKLMDELGLDRAIMWPTLASLLEDRLRDDPRATHIVVHALNQWMHEQWTFNYENRIFATPVITLPIVSEAIKELEWIVERGAKIILIRPAPVPGFEGFRSFALPEFDPFWKKVVEADITVGLHSSDDGLTRYYNMWEGRQDGEHLPFATPSAFTDIMHKQHRGIFDTVTSLIGHGLLTRFPQLRILPVENGSGWVRPFIEAAGESYAKSPKLYDEDPIEVLKRNIWIHPFFEENTKYLIDLVGVDRVVFGSDYPHAEGLSDPLSYMDDLEGLSREDKAKIMGGNLATALKLPATV is encoded by the coding sequence ATGCCCAGGTCGGACGTCGACTTCCCTGTCTTCGACGCGGACAACCACATGTACGAGACAGTGGACGCCTTCACGAAGTACCTGCCGAAGGAACACGAAGGCCTGATCAAGTACGTGCAGGTGAACGGGCGCGACAAGATCGCGGTTCGGGGTGTGATCTCCGAGTACATCCCCAACCCGACGTTCAATGTCGTGGCGCGGCCGGGTGCCTGGGAGGACTACTTCAAGAACGGCAACCCGGAGGGAAAGTCGACCCGGGAGCTCATGGGCAAGCCGATTCGCTCGCCCGAGGCCTTCTTCGCGCCGGAGCCCCGGCTCAAGCTGATGGACGAGCTCGGCCTGGACCGCGCCATCATGTGGCCGACGCTGGCGAGCCTGCTGGAGGACCGGCTGCGGGACGACCCGCGGGCCACCCACATCGTCGTCCACGCGCTGAACCAGTGGATGCACGAGCAGTGGACCTTCAACTACGAGAACCGCATCTTCGCGACTCCCGTGATCACTCTGCCGATCGTCAGCGAGGCGATCAAGGAGCTCGAGTGGATCGTCGAGCGGGGCGCCAAGATCATCCTGATCCGTCCGGCGCCGGTGCCCGGCTTCGAGGGCTTCCGCTCGTTCGCGCTGCCGGAGTTCGACCCGTTCTGGAAGAAGGTCGTCGAGGCGGACATCACCGTCGGCCTGCACTCGTCCGATGACGGCCTGACCCGGTACTACAACATGTGGGAGGGCCGGCAGGACGGTGAGCACCTGCCGTTCGCCACGCCGAGCGCCTTCACCGACATCATGCACAAGCAGCACCGGGGCATCTTCGACACGGTGACCTCGCTGATCGGGCACGGGCTGCTCACCCGCTTCCCCCAGCTGCGGATCCTGCCGGTCGAGAACGGGTCGGGCTGGGTCCGCCCGTTCATCGAGGCCGCCGGCGAGTCCTACGCCAAGAGCCCCAAGCTCTACGACGAGGACCCGATCGAGGTGCTCAAGCGCAACATCTGGATCCACCCGTTCTTCGAGGAGAACACGAAGTACCTCATCGACCTCGTCGGCGTCGACCGGGTTGTGTTCGGCTCCGACTACCCGCACGCCGAGGGCCTGTCCGACCCGCTCTCCTACATGGACGATCTTGAGGGGCTGTCCAGGGAGGACAAGGCCAAGATCATGGGCGGCAACCTCGCCACGGCGCTGAAGCTTCCCGCCACCGTCTGA
- a CDS encoding FAD-binding oxidoreductase: MSTLTPDYSSHDLPHVHDVTEGLAPVLPLADLAAVVRGEVALPGSEAYIQAATPWNVAVVSTPAAVVIASDAADVVAAVVFANTHDLNIEVRSTGHGALELLDRSRPTLLVHTGRLVEIVINPVTRRIRVGAGVRWQQVLDAAAGHGFGALAGSSPNVGVVGYLTGGGLSPVGRSFGFANDLVTAFDVVTGDGELRRATATENSALFWALRGGKGALGVVTAVEFELLDVPRIYGGCLYFDGADAERVVEAWRAWTASLPEQASTSLAILRLPAMPAVPPPLAGRCTVAVRFAWVGDPAEGARVAEAISTVAPVIFGGLDVLPFNALGMIHSDPVDPMPTHERGVLLRELPEQAVQTLLAVAGPQAECPQVIVELRLLGGAFARPPREPSAVCHRDAAYSLLTIGIAAPPIIEATAGHAAAVIAAVAPWSDGGSTPNFGASSDPAIVARQYDPATLARLATLTASYDPHARMVASHAVRAAAGLVQS; this comes from the coding sequence ATGTCCACGCTCACGCCCGACTACTCGTCCCACGACCTGCCCCACGTTCACGACGTGACCGAGGGCCTGGCCCCGGTACTGCCCCTGGCCGACCTCGCGGCCGTGGTCCGCGGGGAGGTCGCCCTGCCCGGCAGCGAGGCCTACATCCAGGCCGCCACGCCATGGAACGTCGCGGTCGTGTCCACGCCGGCGGCGGTCGTCATCGCCTCCGACGCGGCCGATGTGGTCGCCGCCGTGGTCTTCGCCAACACGCACGACCTGAACATCGAGGTGCGATCCACCGGACACGGCGCACTCGAGCTGCTCGACCGGAGCCGCCCCACGCTGCTCGTGCACACCGGCCGCCTGGTCGAGATCGTCATCAACCCGGTCACCCGACGGATCCGGGTCGGCGCCGGCGTGCGCTGGCAGCAGGTCCTCGACGCGGCCGCCGGGCACGGGTTCGGCGCGCTCGCCGGCTCCTCCCCGAACGTCGGCGTCGTCGGCTACCTCACCGGCGGCGGGCTCTCGCCGGTGGGCCGCAGCTTCGGCTTCGCCAACGATCTGGTGACCGCCTTCGACGTCGTCACCGGTGACGGTGAGCTGCGGCGGGCCACCGCGACGGAGAACTCCGCCCTGTTCTGGGCGCTGCGCGGCGGCAAGGGCGCGCTCGGCGTGGTCACCGCCGTCGAGTTCGAGCTGCTGGACGTCCCGCGGATCTACGGCGGCTGCCTCTACTTCGATGGTGCCGACGCCGAGCGGGTCGTCGAGGCGTGGCGGGCCTGGACGGCGTCGCTGCCGGAGCAGGCGTCCACATCGCTCGCGATCCTGCGCCTTCCGGCGATGCCGGCGGTGCCCCCGCCGCTGGCCGGCCGATGCACCGTCGCGGTCCGCTTCGCCTGGGTCGGTGACCCGGCCGAGGGCGCCCGGGTGGCCGAGGCCATCAGCACAGTCGCACCCGTGATCTTCGGTGGGCTTGACGTGCTCCCGTTCAACGCCCTGGGAATGATCCATTCCGACCCGGTCGACCCGATGCCGACCCACGAGCGTGGCGTGCTGTTGCGGGAGCTGCCGGAGCAGGCGGTGCAGACCCTGCTGGCGGTGGCTGGCCCGCAGGCCGAGTGCCCCCAGGTGATCGTGGAGCTGCGGCTGCTCGGCGGCGCGTTCGCGCGCCCGCCGCGGGAGCCGAGTGCCGTCTGCCACCGGGATGCCGCCTACTCGCTGCTGACCATCGGCATCGCCGCGCCGCCGATCATCGAGGCCACCGCGGGACACGCCGCCGCGGTCATCGCCGCTGTCGCCCCGTGGTCTGACGGTGGCTCGACGCCGAACTTCGGTGCCAGCTCGGACCCCGCGATCGTCGCCCGTCAGTACGACCCGGCGACGCTGGCCCGGCTCGCCACCCTCACCGCGAGCTACGACCCGCATGCGCGCATGGTCGCCTCCCACGCGGTCCGCGCCGCCGCGGGGCTGGTCCAGTCCTGA